The Candidatus Zixiibacteriota bacterium genome segment ACACTTCCGCTGGAAGGATGCTGTCTCTCTTGCAAAGTGTAATCAGAAAAGGGCGACCGAAGTAGATCTGTCAGGATTGCGGCGCATGAGATACAAGACTCGCAGAAGAATCCTCATTTATCTCGGATATATTATCTCGATTGTACTGGTGTATCTTGCGTTTCGTAAGGTGGAGTTTGCGGCTCTGTGGAATTCCATTTCAGAAGCGAATTACTGGTGGGTGGCTGTCAATATCGTGTTAGTGGTGGCGATGATGTGGTATCGTGCCTATCGCTGGAAATTCATGGTGGATCCGGTGAAGAAGATACCGATGAACAAGTTGTTTTCTTCCACCATGATCGGTTTTATGGCTTCAAATGTCCTGCCACTGCGGCTGGGCGAGTTTGTGCGCGCGTGGTCGCTCGGTCGTATCGCTGATGTATCCCGTTCGGCTGTTTTGGCAACGGTGGTTATCGAGCGCATATTTGATTCGTTTGCATTGCTCACTTTCTTGACAGCTATTCTTCTGTTCAAGAGACTTCCGCTGCCGGCGGAATTGCAGGACTTCGGCTATCTCTTCCTGCTTGCTAATGTTACTGCTCTCGCTGTTCTGATACTTCTCAGGACGAAACCTGAACCGACTCTCAAGGTGATCAAATCAGCTCTTGCCTTTCTGCCTTCCAGGATCAGTGGGAAACTGATGGAGATGTTCATTAAGTTCACCGAGGGGCTGGAAGTCATGGGCGACGTAAGAGTCATCTTGAAGATATCGTTCCAGTCCATAATCCTCTGGACAGTGACCGGACTATCTAATTATTTCATTTTTCTTGCATTTGGGCTGGGGCATCTTCCAATAGACGCTTCTTTTGTGGTTCTCGTTATCGTTTCGATAGGCATCATGATTCCGCAATCCCCGGGCTTCGTGGGAGGCTATCATCTCTGCGTCTGGTATGCTCTGAAACCGTATGGCGTTCAGCAGGATACGGCTATGGCAGTCGCAGTGGTCCTGCATGGGGCGCAATATATTGTCATTACGCTCGTCGGCTTCTACTATCTTCGTCGGGAACATCTCTCACTGCGCGAAGCCGAGGAGGCGTCAATAACCGAAAAGGAAGTGGCTCAGGAATGATCTCGCACAGAGATCGCTCCCAGCAAAGATTCCTTGACTTGAAGAAGTCTCGCCTCTAACTTAATTCAAACTATGGAGAGGAAGTTATGATATACGGCGTAATAATGGCAGGCGGCAAAGGCGAGAGATTTTGGCCTCTTTCGAGAGAAGCCCATCCAAAGCAGCTCCTGGCCATCACATCTGAGAGGACAATGCTGCAGGAGACCATCGATAGAGTAGTCGACTTCATACCGCTCCCGCGCATCAAGATCGTCACCGGGCAGAGCCTGCGCGACAAGATTCTCAGCACAATCGACTATCTGGGCGAAGATAATCTCATAACTGAACCTTTCGGGAAAAGCACCTGCATGACCATCGGCCTCGCGGCTGCGCATCTGTATCGTGAGGATCGAGAAGCCATCATGGTGGTGCTCTCGTGCGATCACGATATAAGGCCGGAGGAAGCGCTCATTGAGCTTCTGAAGGTTGGCTGTCGTGTAGCGTCGGATCAAGACTATCTCATCACAATAGGAATCACTCCTACCCGAGCTGAAACGGGATATGGGTATATCGAGCAGGCGGAAAGATACGATCGGTTCGGGGGAGTCTCCATTCACAAGATCAACAAGTTCACTGAGAAGCCTGACAGAATTGTTGCACAGCAGTATTACTATGACAGGAAGCACCTTTGGAATTCGGGCATGTTCATCTGGTCGGCAAAAGCAATACTCGATGCGATTCACAAGTTTCAGCCTGAGATGGCGAAACTGCTCGATGACTACTCGGAGGCAATCGGTACGGACAAGGAGTTAGATGCCAGGGTACATTGCTATCAGCATTGTCAGAAAATATCGATCGATGTTGCGATTCTGGAGAATGCTGAGAATGTGCTCGTGATTAAGGGCGATCTGATGTGGGATGACATCGGCAGTTGGCGCGCCTTAGAACGATTGAATATCATGAACTCCGATAATAATGTCCTGCATGGCAATGTTGAGGCGCTCGACACTTATGAAACGACAATCTACAACGATTCGGATGGCATCATCACGACTCTGGGCGTATCCGACCTCATAATAGTCCGATCCGGCGATATAGTCATGGTGACACACAAAACGAGGTCCGATGATATCTCGAAGTTGCTGGAGAAATTGCGGGAAGATGAAAGACGTGAGAAATATACATAAGGCTGAGATAGCATTTGCCGTGTTCATTCTGGCTGTCTATGCTCTAAGTTGCGGCAGTCTTGGGAGACGCAGAGATGGTGATGTAAAGCCTCAGCGCCCACACGTGGAAGAGCATTTCACAGCAATCGATCTTCCGGAGGACAGTTTCAGAGTGCCTGAACGTGTACCGGATGATGCGAGCGGGCGGATAAGCTCCGGAGGGATTGACTGGCAAACTCTGGATTCGCTGAAGCAGATGGACCCGACCGTCGATTCTGTTACTGCCGTATACCGGGTTCAGCTGTTCGCATCACAATATTTCACAGATGCCGGCTTCGAGAAGGAGATTGCGGAAGACACATTCAACGAACCGGTATACCTGCTCTATGATGTTCCTTACTACAAGGTTTTGATGGGAAATTGCACGAGCCGTGAAGTCGGGGAGAGGCTGCTGTCAAAGGCTCGCAGTCTGGGCTATGATAACGGTTGGCTGGTACAATTTCCTCCCGACTCGCTATACTACATGACAATCCTGCCCGAAAAAGCAACGGATGCAGCCGATACTACGGCTGCGAAGCCGGAGATTAACCGCTGATTACTGCCGGATTGATACTGTGACGATATTTACGCTTGATAGCAATACCGATATGAGGTTGCTGAAGGAAGAGGCACTTGACCAAATTATCGCTGGCAAGGTAATTCTCATTCCAACCGAGACGCAATACTGTCTCTGCTGCAACTCTGAAAAGGTCACAGCGATGAAAGCCCTGAATCGAATTAAGAAGCGTGACGGGTCGATTCCCACAGCGGTTTTTGTGAGAAACTGGGAGCATGCATCCGTCCTGGTCGAAAACGCTCCGTTAGGCATGCAGACATTTCTCAACCGCTTCTGGCCTGGTCCTCTGACATTAGTCGCAAAGACTGACCGGCCGGAATGGTATGGCGTTGTGAGCGAATCCGGGGATGTCGGGCTTAGATGCTCATCTCACCCGTTCCTAAGAGAACTTGTTTCGATGTCATTTCATTATCTAACTGCGACCAGCGCCAATGTGCATGGAATGGTGCCGTCAATCGATCCCGGAACGCTCACAAATTGGTTGGCGGGCGATATTGAACTCTTTATATTCGATCCGACAATAAAAAAGGACGCTGTTCCATCCACGGTTATCAGTATTGCCGAAAGAAAACTCCAGATACTCAGGGAGGGTGCGATCGAGTTTTCTGAAATCGAACGAGTATGGCGAAAGACAGTTGCCTGGAGAGTCGTATGAGCTATGTGATTATGTTCGTCTGCACCGGTAACACTTGCAGATCGCCGATGGCGCACGGAATTCTGCAGTCGATGATTGATAGCGATAATATCGAAGCTGCCGAAGTGATATCGACCGGCACCGGCACTCTTGATGGTTATCCGGTATCGCTCAATTCTACTGCCGCTGCGGCGAAAGATGGCGTCGACATATCGCATCATCATTCACTGGCACTGACACCGGAACTGATTGAGGGGTCCGATCTGATCCTTACCATGGCATATGAGCATCTGTTCGGGGTCATATCAATGTATCCAAAGGCTGATGGTAAGGTGTTCATGCTGAAGGCATTTCCTGACTCCGAACCTTCCCCGGAACTCTCTGTAGATGACCCGGTTGGGTCTGATTTTGAGATGTATCAGAAGACATACAGTGAAATCAAAGCGGAACTTGTGCGCATATGGCCCGCTATAAAGCAGAGGATTGATGAGAAACTTCGCTGAAATATCGCGCTGGGACAGAATAGTTTTCATCGGCTGCATTGTTGTGGCATGCCTGATCTATGCGACCTACCTCGAAGCACAGCAGAAAGAAGCGGAGCTTCTCGCGGATGTCGCCGACACTTGTCGGCCGCTCGATGTCGAATACGATTCGCTGCAGCCCGATTCGATTTTCCGCGATCTGTACCATGATTCATTCGGAGTTGGAGAACATCTAACATTCGAGCTCGGCTACGGGTTTCTCAAGGCGGGAACTTCGACTCTGCAGGTCGATTCGCTGTTCGAGCACAATGGCCGCCTTTGCTACATGATTAGCTCGAACGCGACGTCTTATAAGTTCTTCGATAGCTTCTACAAAGTCCGCGATCATGGCGAAACATGGGTGGACGCCTACGGATTGTTCACATGGCGATTCGAAAAGCACCTGCGCGAGGGGGGATTCAAGTCTGATGTTGTTCAGGTGTTCGATCAGTTTCGCGATATAGTCTACGAAGAAAATGACACGACGATGATCGAGACTTATGCGCAGGATGTTTTGTCGAGCCTCTACTATGTCCGCACACTTGATCTCCATGTTGGCGACACAATAGCTGTCCTCAATTATTCTGACCGTAAGTGTTACGATCTTGATGTGATCGTGCACAAGCGCGAGGAGATCGAAGTCGGTGCCGGCAAGTTCACATGCCTCAAGGTCGAGCCGCTGCTCAAGTCTGCCGGGTTGTTCAAGCATGAAGGCGAACTTGCGGTCTGGCTGACCGACGACAGGCTGAAGATGCCGGTCCTCATGAAATCGAAAGTACTCGTCGGCTCAATCACCGCCGAATTGATAGACTTCAGAATAGGCGAGCTGCTGGATTAGTTGTAGTTCAAAACCCCTGTGGTTTTGAGATCTCTTGGTCGTAGGGCAGCGATCCGAAGTCACGCCAAGCGTGACGGAGCGATCCTGCTTGTTTCTTTGTTGCGCAGAGATGGAGAATAGTCGTGTAGGGTGGAACATGTTCCACCAATTCTTCTGTAGCGCGTTTATGGATGTGGGCGGGATATTTCTCTTCGCAGTCATGACCGATTCTCCTCTGTGGGCAGGAGCCGAATATTCTGTCGAGGTGGCTGAAGATAGATTCGTGCGCGTAGGAACGATGAATATAGCGAAGGCGGTGGAACGCGTTCCACCCTACTTGTCTGCTCCCCGTCTTCACGGGGATGACAGGCCTTGGGCCTGTACACTGGATACCGATTTTCATCGGTAAGACGGAGTTGTGCGTTGTATAGGTATCTGAGGCTGCCAACCTGCCATATTTTGTTGACTAATCGCTTTCCTGACCCTATATACACCGCTATGAAAGTGGTTTTGCAGCGTGTTAACAGGGCATCGGTGACCGTTGACGATCGGGTCGTCGGGCAGATAGCCAAAGGGCTGTTGCTTCTGGTCGGTGCGGGGCACGATGACACCGAGGATGACGTACGATTCCTTGCCGACAAGTGCATGAATCTCAGGATATTCGAGGATGAGGAGGGGAAGATGAATCTCTCCTGTCTCAATCTCGAATATGACGTCCTCGTGGTCTCCCAATTCACTCTGCAGGCCGATTGCCGCAAAGGACGCCGCCCGAGTTTCACCGATGCTTTGGAGCCGGTGCAGGCTGAAAAACTGTGCGACCGATTTGTCGAACTCTGCAGGGCGGAGGGTGTTAAAGTCGAGACGGGCGTGTTTGGGGCTAAGATGAGTATCGATCTCGAGAACTGGGGGCCGGTTACTATCGTTTTGGACAGCAAGGAATGACTGATTTCACGATTACTTACTCTGACGAACTGATAAATCGAATAGCGTCACTTCTCGACAACAGGCCGGTCAGGCTGGCGTCGCGATCGCCGCGCCGTCGGGAAATCCTGAAACGGCTCGGAATCGAGTTCAGTCAGTTCACACCGAACAGTGAAGACGAATTCGAGCCGGATGTGCCGGAGAGTGATCCGGTTGCACGTTCTCTTGCGATGACAAAACACAAAGCCGCCGAGGGCTGCAAGGGGGTTAACAGCGGAATAGTGATTGCTGCGGATACAATTGTGGTGCTCGATTCCAGAGTCCTTTTCAAGCCTATCGATCGCGCTGATGCCATCTCTCATCTGAAGCGTCTTGCTGGAAAAGATCATTATGTCCATACGAGCATGGTAGTCAGAGATGTTGACCGTTCTTTGGAGGAATGCGGAACATCAGACAGCCGTGTGACATTCCGCGATGTTTCCGAAGCTGCGATACTCGACTATGTCGCAACGGGCGAGCCGGACGACAAGGCTGGAGCCTATGGAATACAGGGGATGGGAAAGTTTTTAGTTGATAAGTACACTGGTCATCTTGATAATATCATTGGGTTTCCGGCGTATTTATTCGTCGAATTACTGGAAGGACTGAAAAGGCATCAGGTCTGATTCATGATAGAGTTTGAAAATGATGGCGAAATGCTGACTGTCGGCAAACTGCTCAGGAATGAGCGCGAACGGCAGGAGATTTCGCTTGAGGACATCTCGGAACGCACGAAGATAAATGTGAAGTATCTGAAGGCTATCGAGGAGGACAGCAAGGAAGGCTTCCCCGGTGAGCTTTACTGCGAGCTATTTACGAAATCGTATGCCGAGGCGCTGGGCCTGGAGTATGCGAAAATAAGAGCCGGCACTTTTGCAGCCGGTGATACGAAGAATTCATCCGGAAAGAAATTTCGGAAGGCCGAGACTGCGGCTGCAGACAAAGCAAAGGACAAGAAACGTGCCGCATCAGATAAGCCGACCCGGGAGAAACCGAAGGGTCCCAAATTTCTTCCCGCAGACTCAGCCGATGATGGATCGGAAACTGCCGCGTCGGATAGTGCTGATGCAAATGGCGTCGAGGCGAATGCCGGAGCCGCAAAGAAGGACATCGTAAGGTACTTTATCATAATTGCCGCAATCGTGTTCAGCCTTCTCATGGTAGTTGTTTACATCAGCATATCGAGCGACAAGACTGAATCCGGTGCATCGGATAGCGAGCATTCCACAGACATGCCTGCAGCAATCCATGGGGACGATGCTGATGCGGGAATAGACATTGTGGATGATGGATTGCCTCCGAGCACTGATGATTCGTTCTACGTCGGTCCGGTACAGATGTATCCCGACAGTCTTGAGGTCACACTTATCTCGACTCAGGAGAGTTGGGCGAGCGTCATTGCTGACAGCAATATAGTGTTTTCGAGTTTCTTTCAGCCCGGAAAACAGAATCTTTTTCGTGCGGCGACAGAGCTCGACATAACTCTCGGCAGGTGGGAATTTATCACGGGCAAGATATACACCCACCCCATGAAACCAATTACTTCGTTTCATGAACAGGGGAGAAATTCTGTGAAGCTCCTCATCACCAAGGATAATTGGGAAGCGTTCATAGACTCGACGCAATTACATTATGATCAACGTTAAGACAGCACTTCAGAATTTCAAAGTCAGCCGAATGAAGCGAAGCGTTGTCGCATCCTTGATTGATGTCGGCAGCCAGATCAAGGCCGAGGGGCGCGTGCTTGTCTTGCTGCCGTTCGATAGTGCTATCCGCAGCGAGATTCTGAGGGATGCGTCTGTCTTTGCGACGGCATTTCCTGGGTGCGAAATCTGCCTCGTGTCGATGCCGGATGATGGTGTCAGGGATCTTGCTCGCAGGGAAGGATTCAGAAGTTTCGCTCCTCACCGGATGGAGATGCTGTGGTACGGTTTCCCGAACAAAAGCTTTTTCGACAGGATTCGAAATCTCAAGGGCGGATTAGTGATTGATCTCGACTTCAACAAGAGTCCGTTTAATGCTGCTATCAGCGCCGTTTCCGGAGCGCCGCTGAGAGTGGGGCTGTACGGCAACTGGGGACCTCCAATTCACAATCTCGAGGTCAAGTCACGAGAATCCGGCAATCAGATTGAAGACTTTCGATGCCTGCTAAATGTGCTCGCGTCAATACGAACAAGAGTTGCAAACTGAGAGAGGCGGTATGTTCCTATCAAAGCTACAACTTCTCGGTTTTAAATCGTTTCCTGAGAAGACAGACCTTGTATTTAATCGCGGTATAGCCAGTATTGTAGGGCCTAACGGCTGTGGCAAAACCAATCTCCTCGATGCGATTAGATGGGTGCTGGGTGAATCGCGGATGTCTGTTCTGAGGGGGGCGAGACTGGAAGAGATCATATTCGCAGGCACCAGAGACTATAAGCCGCAGGGCATGGCCGAGGTATCACTAACTTTCGATAATCACGATCACTCGATTCCGTCCGGTTACGATGAAATCAGCATTACTCGCAGATTGTATCGATCCGGTGATTCGGAATTCCTGATAAATCGTACACCATGTCGCCTGAAAGACATCACGGAGATGTTTCTCGATACGGGTGTTGCGCCGGGCGCCTACTCTGTCATCGAGCAGAGCATGGTCGATGTGCTCCTTTCGGATAAGACCGAGGACAGGAGATTCCTGTTCGAGGAAGCTGCGGGCATCACCAAGTATAAGCAGCGCAAACGACAGGCGCTTCGCAAGCTAGAATCGACAGAAGCAGATCTTCTGCGGCTTCAGGATGTCCTGGCCGAGGTTGAGGCGCAAGTTTCGGCTCTCAGAAGGCAAGTTTCGAAAGCGGAGAGGCACAGGACTCTTGGGGAAGAAATCAAGCGCATAGGCATCTCGCTGAGTTCGGCAGAATGGAATGCTCTCGAAGAGAAGCGCGCAGATCTGGCAAAGCAGATGGCGCAGAAAAGGATTGAAGCCGAAGCGAATATCGGCAGGCAGAGAGAGAGTGAGTTGAAACGCGAGAAGATCGCACTAGAGCGGACAGAATTCGAGAGAAGGTCGAGAGAAGTCCAGGCTGAACTCGAAGCCGCCATCGACAGATGCCACAAGCTCGAGAATGAGATCTCCGTGCTGAAGGAGAAAGAGCGCAATGCCGCAGAATCGTATACGCGAGCGGGCAACGAGGTCGAGAGCCTTCTCAAGCGTCAAGATTCTCTTGAAGACGAAATCGCAGAGAATACTCAGAAGCAATCTGAGTGTGGCGGTCAAATTGATTCGCTAAATGCGAAACTCGCGGCGGTTGAGGACGATCTGCATGCCAAGCTGAGCGAATGCACGTCTTTGCGCGAACACGTCGAGAAAAAACAGTCTTGTCTTAACGATCTGGCGGTCACTCTTGCCGGCAGGCGCGAAAACCAGCTGAGCCTCGATCTGCGATACAGCGCGGATAGCGATAAACTGACGGAAATGAATGGCGAGATTGAAAGGCTCAGCAAGGAGCTGGAGCGGATATCATCGGAACTATCGGCTGGAGAGTCTGAGGCTGAAGATTTTGAGCAACTGCTTGCGTCTCACAAAGACAAGATTACGACGCTGGACAATTCCGCCAGGATTCTGGGCGAAGACGTAGAGAATCTGGAGGCGCGGAAACGCGAATTGGTTGGCAGGCTTGAGAAAGCCGTGACTCGCATGGAGTTTCTGGAGAAAGTCATCGCCGAGTATGATGGCTATAATGAGGGCACAGCGGCGATTGGGCAGCTCAAGGATGAAATACCCGGCCTTCTCGACACGGTTGCGAATCTGATCGAGACTGACCACGAGAATTCTCCCCTCATTCAGGCGGTTCTGGGCGAATACGCCGGATACTTCGTCGTGGAAGATGAAGTGGCGGCCAATGCTGTTCTTGAGAGAGTCCGGTCGGAGAAACTCGGCAGGGTCGGTCTTATCGTCAAGAGCCGCGTTTCCGATTTGTCCAATTCTGTGAGCGGCAAAATACCTGATGGATTCAAGCCGATACGAGCGCTCGTCGGAGGTGATGACGATCTCTCTCAAGTGTTCGACTTTCTGTTTGACGATCACTGCCTTGTCGGAGATGGCGATTTCTCGCAGGCAGTAAATAATCCGCAGTTGACGCTCTGGACTGCCGAGGGGGAAGTTGTTGCTGCAGGCGGTAGAGTGCGGGCTGTCGGATCGCACGAGATTGTCCTTGTTGGCAGGAAGGGCGATTGCCAAGCTTTGGCGTCGGAACGACAGGACTTGATCGACATAATTGCTCGGGTTAATCACGACAAAGTTGAAGCTGCCGGAAAGCGCAATGATCTGATCGCCGAGATGTCGTCTCTGGAACACGGCATCGCTGAGATTCAGCAGCGCCTAACAGGATTGAGCATCAAGAATTCTAACCTCAAGTATGAA includes the following:
- a CDS encoding helix-turn-helix domain-containing protein, which encodes MIEFENDGEMLTVGKLLRNERERQEISLEDISERTKINVKYLKAIEEDSKEGFPGELYCELFTKSYAEALGLEYAKIRAGTFAAGDTKNSSGKKFRKAETAAADKAKDKKRAASDKPTREKPKGPKFLPADSADDGSETAASDSADANGVEANAGAAKKDIVRYFIIIAAIVFSLLMVVVYISISSDKTESGASDSEHSTDMPAAIHGDDADAGIDIVDDGLPPSTDDSFYVGPVQMYPDSLEVTLISTQESWASVIADSNIVFSSFFQPGKQNLFRAATELDITLGRWEFITGKIYTHPMKPITSFHEQGRNSVKLLITKDNWEAFIDSTQLHYDQR
- the maf gene encoding septum formation protein Maf, producing MTDFTITYSDELINRIASLLDNRPVRLASRSPRRREILKRLGIEFSQFTPNSEDEFEPDVPESDPVARSLAMTKHKAAEGCKGVNSGIVIAADTIVVLDSRVLFKPIDRADAISHLKRLAGKDHYVHTSMVVRDVDRSLEECGTSDSRVTFRDVSEAAILDYVATGEPDDKAGAYGIQGMGKFLVDKYTGHLDNIIGFPAYLFVELLEGLKRHQV
- a CDS encoding DUF3108 domain-containing protein encodes the protein MRNFAEISRWDRIVFIGCIVVACLIYATYLEAQQKEAELLADVADTCRPLDVEYDSLQPDSIFRDLYHDSFGVGEHLTFELGYGFLKAGTSTLQVDSLFEHNGRLCYMISSNATSYKFFDSFYKVRDHGETWVDAYGLFTWRFEKHLREGGFKSDVVQVFDQFRDIVYEENDTTMIETYAQDVLSSLYYVRTLDLHVGDTIAVLNYSDRKCYDLDVIVHKREEIEVGAGKFTCLKVEPLLKSAGLFKHEGELAVWLTDDRLKMPVLMKSKVLVGSITAELIDFRIGELLD
- a CDS encoding L-threonylcarbamoyladenylate synthase, coding for MTIFTLDSNTDMRLLKEEALDQIIAGKVILIPTETQYCLCCNSEKVTAMKALNRIKKRDGSIPTAVFVRNWEHASVLVENAPLGMQTFLNRFWPGPLTLVAKTDRPEWYGVVSESGDVGLRCSSHPFLRELVSMSFHYLTATSANVHGMVPSIDPGTLTNWLAGDIELFIFDPTIKKDAVPSTVISIAERKLQILREGAIEFSEIERVWRKTVAWRVV
- the dtd gene encoding D-tyrosyl-tRNA(Tyr) deacylase, which codes for MKVVLQRVNRASVTVDDRVVGQIAKGLLLLVGAGHDDTEDDVRFLADKCMNLRIFEDEEGKMNLSCLNLEYDVLVVSQFTLQADCRKGRRPSFTDALEPVQAEKLCDRFVELCRAEGVKVETGVFGAKMSIDLENWGPVTIVLDSKE
- a CDS encoding low molecular weight protein arginine phosphatase; the protein is MSYVIMFVCTGNTCRSPMAHGILQSMIDSDNIEAAEVISTGTGTLDGYPVSLNSTAAAAKDGVDISHHHSLALTPELIEGSDLILTMAYEHLFGVISMYPKADGKVFMLKAFPDSEPSPELSVDDPVGSDFEMYQKTYSEIKAELVRIWPAIKQRIDEKLR
- a CDS encoding mannose-1-phosphate guanylyltransferase, with the protein product MIYGVIMAGGKGERFWPLSREAHPKQLLAITSERTMLQETIDRVVDFIPLPRIKIVTGQSLRDKILSTIDYLGEDNLITEPFGKSTCMTIGLAAAHLYREDREAIMVVLSCDHDIRPEEALIELLKVGCRVASDQDYLITIGITPTRAETGYGYIEQAERYDRFGGVSIHKINKFTEKPDRIVAQQYYYDRKHLWNSGMFIWSAKAILDAIHKFQPEMAKLLDDYSEAIGTDKELDARVHCYQHCQKISIDVAILENAENVLVIKGDLMWDDIGSWRALERLNIMNSDNNVLHGNVEALDTYETTIYNDSDGIITTLGVSDLIIVRSGDIVMVTHKTRSDDISKLLEKLREDERREKYT
- a CDS encoding flippase-like domain-containing protein, yielding MRYKTRRRILIYLGYIISIVLVYLAFRKVEFAALWNSISEANYWWVAVNIVLVVAMMWYRAYRWKFMVDPVKKIPMNKLFSSTMIGFMASNVLPLRLGEFVRAWSLGRIADVSRSAVLATVVIERIFDSFALLTFLTAILLFKRLPLPAELQDFGYLFLLANVTALAVLILLRTKPEPTLKVIKSALAFLPSRISGKLMEMFIKFTEGLEVMGDVRVILKISFQSIILWTVTGLSNYFIFLAFGLGHLPIDASFVVLVIVSIGIMIPQSPGFVGGYHLCVWYALKPYGVQQDTAMAVAVVLHGAQYIVITLVGFYYLRREHLSLREAEEASITEKEVAQE
- the smc gene encoding chromosome segregation protein SMC; its protein translation is MFLSKLQLLGFKSFPEKTDLVFNRGIASIVGPNGCGKTNLLDAIRWVLGESRMSVLRGARLEEIIFAGTRDYKPQGMAEVSLTFDNHDHSIPSGYDEISITRRLYRSGDSEFLINRTPCRLKDITEMFLDTGVAPGAYSVIEQSMVDVLLSDKTEDRRFLFEEAAGITKYKQRKRQALRKLESTEADLLRLQDVLAEVEAQVSALRRQVSKAERHRTLGEEIKRIGISLSSAEWNALEEKRADLAKQMAQKRIEAEANIGRQRESELKREKIALERTEFERRSREVQAELEAAIDRCHKLENEISVLKEKERNAAESYTRAGNEVESLLKRQDSLEDEIAENTQKQSECGGQIDSLNAKLAAVEDDLHAKLSECTSLREHVEKKQSCLNDLAVTLAGRRENQLSLDLRYSADSDKLTEMNGEIERLSKELERISSELSAGESEAEDFEQLLASHKDKITTLDNSARILGEDVENLEARKRELVGRLEKAVTRMEFLEKVIAEYDGYNEGTAAIGQLKDEIPGLLDTVANLIETDHENSPLIQAVLGEYAGYFVVEDEVAANAVLERVRSEKLGRVGLIVKSRVSDLSNSVSGKIPDGFKPIRALVGGDDDLSQVFDFLFDDHCLVGDGDFSQAVNNPQLTLWTAEGEVVAAGGRVRAVGSHEIVLVGRKGDCQALASERQDLIDIIARVNHDKVEAAGKRNDLIAEMSSLEHGIAEIQQRLTGLSIKNSNLKYEITTLSNGKTEKERVRSSLAGSLDVISRDKGQLTQELEAMLAQKAEMESDLTVAAEEVAAAEQEYATCEKDNNRLRMELVGLEGRLDTLRSNQTRLDELGKDVLDTIKLRESQQSEHLRTASESKRLTRDHEADLKKEYIVEEEKRREAVAISSAISEVDCSMSEIDKELKELRQESSKSTEMIHELDLGMSAIHSRKGNLVEDSIEHYEFDPSTSSLKVKLTDEQRSEMTDELYGLRDRLSSLGPVNMLAIDEYDEQNKRFEFLSEQVQDLETAKEDLRSTITKINSTAKRLFIETLEEVRGNFREVFQDLFEGGEADVYLEEGVDPLEANIIIKARPRGKKILSIQQLSGGERALTSISLLFSLYLVKPSPFCILDEVDAPLDDSNIKRFLKMISRFSENTQFLIITHNKLTMEAADVLYGVTMKHPGVSQIVSVNLSSDADVDKLLGQSTTTASAPETEEAVEIES
- a CDS encoding SPOR domain-containing protein, whose protein sequence is MKDVRNIHKAEIAFAVFILAVYALSCGSLGRRRDGDVKPQRPHVEEHFTAIDLPEDSFRVPERVPDDASGRISSGGIDWQTLDSLKQMDPTVDSVTAVYRVQLFASQYFTDAGFEKEIAEDTFNEPVYLLYDVPYYKVLMGNCTSREVGERLLSKARSLGYDNGWLVQFPPDSLYYMTILPEKATDAADTTAAKPEINR